The genomic interval AATTAGTAAATTGTAGACTTTAGATTTGACATTACATTTTTCCTCGGATGCTGATTTTCATCACTCAAGTTTTTAGAGCAtatatccctttttttttacaggagtTATAAAACACATTAGCATGAGTTTAATATGTTGCCAGTAATCATTGTGACGTTTGTTCCTCCAGTCCACGTATACAACATTGATGATTCATTGGTTAATATCGTTTCATTTTTTGTGTATCTCTGTAACAGGCTGCAAATCGGCTCATTGATGAGAGGAAATTAAAGGAGGATGACAAGGCAGCAAGTGCTGCTGAGCAAGACGAAGCTGGTCCGTCCACTCATGTTCCAGTGAACATCATCCAGATTGTACCAGGGTAGGCTCTTGCTTCCTCTCAGATCATTTAAACTTAGCTCATTGGTCCCTTTTGAAATACAAATTTTGAGTATGTTGTCTGTTAAGAACAAAAGGTTCAAAATCTAACAATGTTGATGCAGATTGCATTTACATGTGgtctgtttttgaaaagttgGCCTTCTCATATTTAAGGAAGTGTTGGAATAGAAACCCTAACTGCcgaatctgatcctgttcaatCTGGGCCTAATTCCTTATTTGAGAAGACATGCATATTATGCATTAGCATGCTTTAAACACAGCCAGTAATAACTCCTGTTCTCTGCACTGACCTGTGActcttaataataatacttaataataataatacattttatttatgggcACCTTGcaggacactcaaggtcacattACAAATttaacaataacaaaacacctaatattaaaaaaaagcactctataaaacaaacaatatacaatatgaaaagaacacaatgaatggaaagataaaaatgcaataaaaaggtaCATGGGAGGTGTTCACAGAGAATATGCAGTTCTACAAAGGTGGGTTTTGAGGCACGATTTGAAGCTTGAAAGAGAGTCTGAGTTACGGATGGTTAGTTGTAAGGAGTTCCAGAAACGGGGGGCTGCATGGCTGAATGCTCAAGATCCCACGGAGGTTAAGCGTGCATGGGGTACAGTGAGGAGCATGGAGGAAGAGAATCCGAGAGTGCGGTTAGGTGTGTATATTTGAAAGAgatcagagaggtatggagaTGATGGTGAGCTTTGAAAGTGAGCTGAAGGATCTTGAAGTCTGTATTTGACAGGCAGCCAGTGAATTTGTTGTAGGACAGCGGTGATGTGTTCGATGGAAGGGGTTCTGGTTATGATCCTTATGGTTATGAACTTATCTAACACAGatcaaaacaaaaggaacacTGACCACttaaattacaatatttttaACTATAAGAACGTTTAGCCAACATGGTCCTGAAAAAAGTGcctaccccagctttaagtgatgAACAACATATTGCACACAGTATCTTTAATAAGGAAAAATGATTTAAACTAAAGTAGCAGAGTGAACATTTTACACTTagaaaatgaatcagaaataacTAATCTGTGTATCCACAGAACACacagcctctctctgcctctctctcagtGGATTTAGTTTCTCCTGAGGTCATTGACCTATTTATAAATGAGGGCTATAGTATTGTAAAGCAGTATttaatgtaaaaattaaaaaaacagctacaATTGGGAAGGATAAGGGAAAAAACAACAGGTTCCCTAACTATTAGCTTTCCTTtaacctctgtgtgtttttagcaGAGCTTTACACATTTAACTCCTGTCTTAAAATATGTATTACTTCGCTCACCATAGCTAAGCTCAGTGTTTGGTTTTAAATATATATCAGCACATAGTTCAGACTGGTGTGGTCAGTGTCACTTATTTTGGCCTCCATAGTGGTATGTTTTCAGTAGAATTATTCagcatccttttttattttactaactGGCTTGCAACCTCTCTTATTCCTCATAACAGCTGTTCAGTTATCATTCTTGCTCCATCTTTTCTTCCAGCAAACAAACGATCATCCTGAAGACCAGTCTCGAGGCAGTCTACAAGGCCTTGTCGGCTTCAGATGAGAAAACCTTTACTCAGGCTGAGGAAGAAGTtgaaagagagacacagaaatcactttccctccatccctccctctctcaaaAGAAGAGAACCAACCAAGACCCGGAGCAGACtcagctgttccagagaaactcAGGCAGCCCCATGGaggcttccccagcagaccagcCGCCTCAGGCCGACACTGCGCCACAAACTCAAGCAGGTTCACTCTCAAAGACACCTGAAGTGATAAGGAACAGACGTTTGCCTTACACCCTGGCACGGCTGGTGGTAGAGCCGGACAGCCAGGGGAGCATACTGAGCACGGCAGCTTCTCAGGACCCGCAGGCTGGATTAATGAGAGAAGAGCCGCAACCATCACAGCCAGTGACAGTCAGTAAAAAGAACTGTAAAAGGTACATATGTTTTCAGAAACATGACTTTTAACTGGATGTTGCTCCATCTCAATCATGCAGACTAGTTGTCCAACATTAGTAATAAGTAAAGATAATGTTTTTAGTGGTGTATAAAGATGCTGTCTGTCAGTATCGGTGTAATTTGGGAGTATCGTTGAACTTCTTTAACCCAAGGGCTGAAGACCTGTCTGATCATGCTGCAAGCTTGCAGGATTTCATAAAAGTACAGTGTAATAGAGTAATCAAACTTGCTTGTTAGTGAGGTCTAATAGCTCTTCAATATCACATGGGTTCAGCAAATATACCTCAAGCACCCGtctttgtatagcacatttcattattGGGTTTTATGAGGTTTTGTTTGTGGTCCTGTGTCTCTCAGTGAATATATAGCACTGACACAGATGTTTTCTCATGCAGAGCCTCGACTAGTTTGGCTGAGTCATCGTCTGACGATGAGAGGGACTTTCCTGGTGAATTCCACAACAAATTGACCAGATCACCAGCCAGGTGAAGTCACAATACAAAACACCATCCTTCAAAAACCCTGGTAGTTTCCACACTGAAGGAAAcattctgtctttatttgtttgccACCTAACACAACAACTGTTGCTGCTTATTTCATGCATACTTCTAAAGTGCCCGGTCAGTGATATTTAGATTTGAATAGTTTTCTTGAACATGTGCGATATCGAATACAGTTTTTGCTCTAGCCTACTTAAAAGCAGGGTTGATTTGGCCAATCAAAAGAATCTTTAAGAATGGTTTTAGTTGATTTGGATTTGCATTTCTTGAAGTTCACAGTGTCTGTATGGAAATGTAGTTAATTTGTCTTTAAAGTACACATTGTGAGGGTTTTACTTCCAAACATGGTTTTGAATTTGACAGTGACAAATGAATGTTAATTTGCTCAAACACCATTCCTGGCATTTCTTAACCGAGTCAAATCTCTCATCTTTAGGAACTCTAGAAACCCAAGACGGATCGTATCAAGCTCAGATGAAGATGCACAGGAGTCATCGTCACCCCACAGAACACCTCCCAAACAACAGATTAGGAACTCTTACAGCAAGCAAGTTCAAACACAGTCAATTAACCTGCTATTAGTTTGATGGTAATGtgtttatgatttcatgttAAGAACTTGTAGTTATGGTAATTTATACCTTTTTTAACACAGGGATCAAGGGAACACAAGTGAGGTGTGCATCACAGACTCCTCATTGGACAGCTCACCCAATCTGTTCCCTCTTCATCGTGTCCCTCGAACAAGCTCCACCCCTCAGAGGAATGACAGCAGTCCTTCACATTCAAAATGGTCAGTGGCAATTACGACAGAAGCTTAAGCCAAGAAGGACTTAACTAACACAATGTGAAAAGAATACTTTTAAAACGTACAATGTCAACATGTTCAAAATTTTACAGAAATTGGGTCTGGAAGATTTTGATTAATGTACTCCTTCAAAATGACAATGTGGTCATGATTTTTCTTTCATCTTACActctatttcatgtttttttgttgtggttCAATTAAAAAACCTACAAGCTCTAACACAAACCAAACTATATTCTACCCTGAGATGCTGcctgttgttatttttcagaGCTGTCCAATTAGTTTTTGTCTGAAGTGCCAAGCATTAAAACAAACTCTGCTCTCTTTCACAGGAAACAACTTTACAATAATGCCAAGGAGAGTAAGGATACGTGGAGTGACGAAGAGTCATATTTCAACGCCAGGAGGAAGAACAGTAATATTTGTTCTACTATATACTTGTTAATTCTGTGTGAATACACCAGTAGAGTATTTGTTcattcatgtctttgttttcagaAGGAATGCAGAATGAGAGCCCTCTTTCAAGCTCGGGTGCCAGGAAGAAGGCAAGTATTacaggactttttgtgt from Notolabrus celidotus isolate fNotCel1 chromosome 3, fNotCel1.pri, whole genome shotgun sequence carries:
- the terfa gene encoding telomeric repeat binding factor a isoform X1; its protein translation is MLPLACVNMAANETVNSHQIEVESIVNRWLLDYYYCSLLELFTTDQYDDFCGIRSVVESVLVRPLQTTEIMPTKVRVMQFLSRIHEGEKLELSFESDESVTPLESALAILEIMSQENATSQQDFKKVKTSLKEMIVGIFIRNEDFDRAKQVLTKHFPKPMVGKKAIYTGLIRQKSKAHEVIEKIDFQKFKEEMLDFCRELCPLSVPFLLKAANRLIDERKLKEDDKAASAAEQDEAGPSTHVPVNIIQIVPGKQTIILKTSLEAVYKALSASDEKTFTQAEEEVERETQKSLSLHPSLSQKKRTNQDPEQTQLFQRNSGSPMEASPADQPPQADTAPQTQAGSLSKTPEVIRNRRLPYTLARLVVEPDSQGSILSTAASQDPQAGLMREEPQPSQPVTVSKKNCKRASTSLAESSSDDERDFPGEFHNKLTRSPARNSRNPRRIVSSSDEDAQESSSPHRTPPKQQIRNSYSKDQGNTSEVCITDSSLDSSPNLFPLHRVPRTSSTPQRNDSSPSHSKWKQLYNNAKESKDTWSDEESYFNARRKNKGMQNESPLSSSGARKKMWTDIETQKLKEGVQRFGEGNWSKIKAYYSFKERTNVQLKDRWRTMKKINLV
- the terfa gene encoding telomeric repeat binding factor a isoform X2; protein product: MLPLACVNMAANETVNSHQIEVESIVNRWLLDYYYCSLLELFTTDQYDDFCGIRSVVESVLVRPLQTTEIMPTKVRVMQFLSRIHEGEKLELSFESDESVTPLESALAILEIMSQENATSQQDFKKVKTSLKEMIVGIFIRNEDFDRAKQVLTKHFPKPMVGKKAIYTGLIRQKSKAHEVIEKIDFQKFKEEMLDFCRELCPLSVPFLLKAANRLIDERKLKEDDKAASAAEQDEAGPSTHVPVNIIQIVPGKQTIILKTSLEAVYKALSASDEKTFTQAEEEVERETQKSLSLHPSLSQKKRTNQDPEQTQLFQRNSGSPMEASPADQPPQADTAPQTQAGSLSKTPEVIRNRRLPYTLARLVVEPDSQGSILSTAASQDPQAGLMREEPQPSQPVTVSKKNCKRASTSLAESSSDDERDFPGEFHNKLTRSPARNSRNPRRIVSSSDEDAQESSSPHRTPPKQQIRNSYSKDQGNTSEVCITDSSLDSSPNLFPLHRVPRTSSTPQRNDSSPSHSKWKQLYNNAKESKDTWSDEESYFNARRKNRMQNESPLSSSGARKKMWTDIETQKLKEGVQRFGEGNWSKIKAYYSFKERTNVQLKDRWRTMKKINLV